One Xiphophorus maculatus strain JP 163 A chromosome 10, X_maculatus-5.0-male, whole genome shotgun sequence genomic region harbors:
- the LOC111609841 gene encoding carbonic anhydrase 4-like produces MNVLTIIAVAVCVLAPGAFCESSTVAWCYHNSSCSDSTWPTIAPLHCNGTRQSPINIASANATENKNLTEFTFEGYDNKSALATIENTGETVKVNFSAGIKISGGALSESYDSLQAHLHWGNGTAEPGSEHTVDGKRFPMELHIVHSKSTYNRNATLAVKDSEGLAALGFFIEELTGVDDQPASWKTLTSYLSNISNAGGNKTIHDNISLDDLLSGVNRANYYRYLGSLTTPTCNEAVVWTVFKEPIKVSKNLIDLFSTSLHIKNSTSLMVNVYRSTQPSQPVSTQPKASSSTKSGYSLALMTFALIMARY; encoded by the exons ATGAATGTTCTGACAATAATAGCTGTTGCTGTGTGCGTCCTTGCACCAGGTGCTTTTTGTGAGTCATCCACCGTag CGTGGTGCTACCATAACTCAAGCTGCA GTGACAGCACCTGGCCGACCATCGCCCCGCTGCACTGCAACGGGACGCGTCAGTCGCCCATCAACATCGCGTCTGCCAACGCCACGGAGAACAAGAACCTGACGGAGTTCACCTTCGAGGGATATGACAACAAATCCGCCTTGGCCACAATTGAGAACACCGGGGAGACTG TCAAAGTGAATTTCAGTGCTGGCATCAAGATCTCAGGAGGAGCCCTGTCTGAGAGCTACGACAGCCTGCAGGCCCACCTTCACTGGGGAAACGGCACGGCTGAACCCGGATCAGAACACACTGTGGACGGCAAGCGCTTCCCCATGGAG CTTCACATTGTACACAGCAAGTCGACCTACAACCGGAACGCCACCCTTGCTGTGAAGGATTCTGAAGGACTCGCTGCTCTTGGTTTCTTTATTGAG GAGCTGACAGGTGTAGATGATCAGCCAGCCAGCTGGAAGACTTTGACCTCCTACTTGTCAAATATCTCAAATGCTG GTGGGAATAAAACAATCCATGATAATATTTCTCTGGACGATCTCCTTTCTGGCGTGAACCGAGCCAATTACTATCGCTACCTCGGTTCCCTGACCACTCCCACCTGTAACGAGGCCGTAGTTTGGACCGTGTTCAAAGAACCGATTAAAGTCAGCAAAAACTTG ATCGACCTCTTCAGCACAAGCCTGCACATcaaaaactccacttctctgaTGGTTAACGTGTATCGAAGCACCCAGCCGTCACAGCCGGTCTCAACGCAGCCGAAGGCAAGCTCCTCCACCAAATCTGGCTACTCTCTGGCTCTGATGACCTTTGCCCTCATAATGGCGAGATATTAA